The Mustela nigripes isolate SB6536 chromosome 6, MUSNIG.SB6536, whole genome shotgun sequence DNA window TCACCTTGataagataagaatatatgatgtGTGGCTATTATTAACTTATTACTTCGGGAGCTTTCACCttgataagaatatattatgcATGACTATTACTAATTTATTACATAGTATGATATGAAAATATGTCAACATATATAGTAAAATAgtagttaaaatgaaaagaattttattttttgagtagaAAAAGCATTCTTAGTAGTATTTCTTTGTGTCTGATGATGAAAAGTATTAAGGGAATATTCTGAAGAGCTGTATGGATAAGCTTAATTGGAactttcatttacataaaaactaTAGCCTTTAATAAAGTAGGGCTATGCCtctaaaaaaagtcaaaaagtatTTTACGTTAAAATTTTTACCAAATCTGTACAATTTTCTGGACTCTGTATAAAAGATGTACCTTATTCTTATGGGTAATTTATTTATGTTGAAGCTGGACAGATAAAGTGTATATGCTTGATAtaactagaaaataatttgactttGTGACCAAGTGTTATGTTGTGGTAAACTATAATAAAGAAGAGGAGAATAAATTATGGTTGATTGTGATTGTTAGATACAATTGTATGAAGAGCTGAGCTTGAGCTGACATTTAAGGAACTATAATTTGCGTATGGGCAGTTCTTGCATATAGCAAAAAAGCACAATCAGTGAGATTATTTTGATTTAATGTTTTGCCAAGTACTGACTAATCCACATATCTACATTAAATGGTGatagcatttattgagccctttccATGATCAAAGAACTATAGGTAATATGAATTCCTAaccctttttttgtcttttagatttttttaattaacatataatgtttcaggggtacaggtctgtgtttcatctgtcttacacaattcacgcactcaccacagcacatagcCTTGCCAGTGAATTCCCAACACTTCATTAAGAATTaaggaaaaggggtgcctgggtggctgagttggttaagcatttccCTTCGGCTTagatggtgatcccagggtctggggatggactcctgcctcaggctccctgcttagcagagagtctgcttctccctctcctcttgctcctactttctttctctcacgTGCTCACTctgtcactctcaaataaataaataaaatctttaaaaaaaaaaagatgaagaagaagaattaagagaaaaatcatcaGGCCTGGAGCCAGGGCTCTGCTACTGCAAGGAGGGTACTGGGTGCAGGGAGGTGCCGGGCCAGCCATTGCCACCTCACTAGGTGAGCACAGCCCTCTGGCAGAGCAGGGCCCCGGCAGCCGCAGCATCATGGGCCAGTGCAGCATCACTCCTCCAAGACTCTGCTGGTGTTTCCCAACCTTATCTTCTGGGGGGCAGGTGATATTTTATACTATGTGGGAGCCTGTCTTTATCACTTATAATGACTGtgaccatttctttgaaaatgtgtatgtatactcTTGCCTGTGGTAGTGATCATAGCTTTAAGAGCCCTGCTCTTCATTATGGACCTAACTGGCTGCTGTGCCACAATCCGAGAAAGCCACTGTGGACTTGCCATGTTTGTCATCATCCTATGCTTGCTTTTTGTCAGATAAGTTGCTGTGGTGGTTTTGGGATATGCTTACAGAGCAAAGGTGGAAAGTGAGGTTGATCGCAGCATTCAGAAAGTGTGTAAGACCTACAATGAACCGAACCTGATGCTGCTAGCCAGGCTCTTGATTAGGTACAGAGACAGCTTCACTGTTGTGGAATTCACAACTAGTCAGGCTGGGAAAACAGACTGGTTCAAAGAGACCAAAAACCAGAGTGTCCTTCGTAGCTGCAGCGGAGAGGCTCAGCAGCTGTAATGACAGTCTGGCCCACCCCTCTGACCTCTGTGCTAAGGGATGTGGGGCTCTAGTTGTGAAGAGGTTACTAGAAGTCATGATGCCTATTATCTGGGCAGCCCTGGCATTTGCAGCTATTCAGCTGCTGGGCATGTTGTGTGCCTGCATCATATTGTGCAGGAGTAGAGATCCTGCTTGTGAGCTTCTCCTCACCAACAAAAGCTCATCTACTGTGCGTAGTAGAAAACACAAGCCTGAGCTTGTAAGTCCTGTTCTGATTTGGAAGGTGAATTGAGCAGGTCTACTCTGTTGGCAGCCTGAGTTTGTTTAATTAAAGCACACAGGTATTGGACGAAGCAGCTTGGCTCTTCAATGGGCTGCCCTACTTCCCTACCCACCTAGGACTTTCCTTTCCTCTATTCTAGCTGACTCTCCATGTCCCTAAGTTTTTTAGTATAGCAGTACATGTTCTAATTTCAGAACCATTTGCAGTTTGCATAGTGTGGGAGAATCGAAGGCAGCCTAAGCTCCTTCCACTACCTCCATGGAATAATTGCGCTGCTGCCAGAGTATCACTGGACCCTTTCAGTCTTCATGATGGAGAAGTCTTGGCCAAAGGTCTTTgcggggaggaaaaggaagctgCGGTTAAAGTTAACACCAGATGGTGCCCCTTGTCAGTGTCCTTTTAAATAACATATACTGTAGTGCAATAAGATAGCAACCGCACAAAATTGCTAAGATAGATTTTAgaatcataaaaacagagagaaatcattCTAAGTTTAGACCCTCTGTAGGTGCACAgaatatttattctaaataaaaaaattgaaagaagaaaaaaaaataaaacaacaaaaagaagaaaacaaccaatttcaattttaattctgTAGTTCATAccttaatttatatttactttatttgctAATAAATTGAGAGTtaatatggaaagaaccaagatgcccttcaacggacgaatggataaggaatatgtggtccatatacactgtggagtattatgcctccatcagaaaggatgaatacccaacttttatagcaacatgggcgggactggaaaaaattatgctgagtgaaatatgtcaagcagagagagtcaattatcatatggtttcacttatttgtggagcataacaaatatcatggaggacaaggggtgttagagagaagggagttggggtaaattggaaggggaggtgaatcatgagagactatggacttggactctgaaaaacaatctgaggggtttgaagtggcaggggtgtagGAGGTtgggttaccaggtggtgggtattatagagggcacagattgcatggagcactggctgtgatgaaaaaataatgaatactgtttttctgaaaacaaataaatttaaaaaaataaataaataaattgagagtTAAAAGTCTGATTTAAGAAATCtatttaatcaaataaaatctaCCTTCCACATTTGTTTTAGATTTGTCTATATGCATAtgacacataatatatatacacatatacagagTATACACACGTACTCATAATAacttagaggaaaaacaaaatagaaagattaggaaggaaaagataaattaatgaaaaaaatggtgAGAGCAACTGAAAATGTTCCTAAGAAGCAAGTCCTTTgttaattataaagtaaaataaagaaatgtgttaATCACTTcatgtcattattattttctgtcttaatttGTCTGAAGTTAGTGATGAGAAACCAAACATCAGTGGTAGAATTCATTCTCCTTGGACTGACAAATGATGCTGAACTTCAAgctgtgcttttcctttttctgctgcTAACTTATGTCTTAAGCATCATGGGAAACTTGACCATCATCATTCTGACCCTGCTGGATTATCGACTCCAGACTCCTATGTATTTCTTCCTCcggaatttttctgttttggaaatatCTTTTACCTCTGTCTTTGTCCCCAAAATGCTAGTCAATATTGGAACTGGAGATAAGACTATCTCCTTTGCTGGTTGTTTCACTCAGTACTTTTTTGCCATTCTTCTGGGAGCaactgaattttatcttttagCTGCCATGTCCTATGATCGCTACGTTGCCATTTGTAAACCCCTACATTATACAACCATAATGAGCAGGAGACTCTGCATTCAACTTGTCCTGTGTTCCTGGTTCTCTGGTTTCTTGGTTGTCATTGTGCCACATGTAATGACTCTCCAGCTGCCTTTCTGTGCATCCAACGTCATCAATCATTATTGCTGTGACTATACTGTGCTGTTGCATCTGTCTTGTTCAGACACCCATTTCATAGAAATGATAGAGTTTATCTCTGGTGGAATCACCCTCCTCTTCACCTTGGTATTAGTGATTCTTTCCTACATGTACATAATCAGGACAATTCTGAGAATGCCCTCtgttcaacaaagaaaaaaagctttttctaCGTGTTTCTCTCATATGATTGTGGTTTCACTTTCTTATGGAAGTTGTATCTTTATGTACATAAATCCTTCTGTTGAGGATGCAGAAACTTTTAATAAGGGAGTGGCTGTCTTAAATACCTCTGTTGCTCCTCTGTTGAACCCTTTTATCTATACCCTGAGGAACAAGCAAGTGAAAATAGCCTTCAAAGATATGGTCAGCAAGATAACAGTGTTTTCAAGGTGAAACTAACTGAGGttcataacaataataaataataaataaaggtttGAAAGACTGTCTATGTACATTATTATAACATTAAAGTTTGTTGTTATAGATTATCAGTACTGTTCACTGAGCACCAAAAcagtaaaactatttatttaatgaaaccTGTTGTGTCatcactttatttcttaaaatttgacaGGCctctaaatatgtatatatgtgtgtgtgtgtcctctaaCATTTTTGtgctacttttctttattcataccttacttttaaagaaaagatttgggAGAATTGTGAATATGACTTCTAATAGTGTGTTTTTTACAACAGAGCTTTTCTTATCTTATCCACTGCCATACAGTGTTCAATCTCTGTATTTGGTAATTGACTAATCAAATAAATACTCAGGGGAAATCTACTTTAGTTTGCTAATAAcagtttaaataatatattagtgAATTAACACAAAGTTAATTTTCAAGTTATATTGTTCAGATTTAAATTTAGTGTTTCCACAATAATCAGTTACTGAGAACTTAGGCTACTCAATGTTTGagataaagaaaattctgaagaagGGAAAATCAAtatatgtttgctttttaacTGATAGGAAAATGATTAATAATGATTTATACACACTTTAACTCGAGTGAATCTAAGCAAGAGGTAAAGGAATGATTATAATTTAGGTTAATTAGCACTATACCATTATAGCAAATTCATACAAATTTAGTGTTGTGCCTAGTCATTGTTCTGGTTCTCTTTCAGAAGCATATGGAATAAAGCTATATTAATTGTATCTACGGTGTTAATAGTTTTGCAAGCTTAAATCATATTCTATCTAAATTtcatactaaattttaaattttcataatctAATATCCTCAGGCAGAATATCCATCACAAGCTGATATTTTCTGAACATTTCCTG harbors:
- the LOC132019764 gene encoding olfactory receptor 2AP1-like, coding for MRNQTSVVEFILLGLTNDAELQAVLFLFLLLTYVLSIMGNLTIIILTLLDYRLQTPMYFFLRNFSVLEISFTSVFVPKMLVNIGTGDKTISFAGCFTQYFFAILLGATEFYLLAAMSYDRYVAICKPLHYTTIMSRRLCIQLVLCSWFSGFLVVIVPHVMTLQLPFCASNVINHYCCDYTVLLHLSCSDTHFIEMIEFISGGITLLFTLVLVILSYMYIIRTILRMPSVQQRKKAFSTCFSHMIVVSLSYGSCIFMYINPSVEDAETFNKGVAVLNTSVAPLLNPFIYTLRNKQVKIAFKDMVSKITVFSR